Proteins encoded in a region of the Ancylobacter sp. SL191 genome:
- a CDS encoding efflux RND transporter permease subunit: protein MNFSRFFIDRPIFAGVLSVLIFVAGLLALRVMPISEYPEVVPPQVIVRAQYPGASPKVIAATVATPIEEQINGVEDMLYMSSQATTDGVMTLTVTFKLGTDPDKATQLVQNRVAQAEPRLPEEVRSLGITTAKSSPNFIMVVHLVSPNDRYDITYLRNYAVLNVKDRLARISGVGQIEIFGAGDYSMRVWLDPQKIAEHGLSAGDVVSEIRAQNVQAAAGIVGASPSMPGVDLQLSVNAQGRLETEEEFGDIVVKTGANGQVVRLRDVARIELGAADYALRSLLDNKAAVGIGVFQAPGSNALEIADNVRATMEEVKKTMPEGVDYAIVYDTTRFVDASIEAVIHTLFEAVLLVVIVVVVFLQTWRASIIPLLAVPVSIVGTFAVMYVFGFSINALSLFGLVLAIGIVVDDAIVVVENVERNIENGLSPRAAAYQAMSEVSGPIIAIALVLVAVFVPLAFISGLSGQFYRQFALTVAISTVISAINSLTLSPALAALLLKGHHAEPDALQRVINALFGWFFRGFNWAFSRGSHGYGRGVGGVLKGKSLVMIVYALMLGATWWLFQAVPGGFVPMQDKQYLVGFAQLPDGATLDRTEDVIRRMTEITLAEPGVESAVAFPGLSIAGFSNSSNAGIVFSVLKPFEERTTPELSAGAIAMSLNQKYGAIQDAFIAMFPPPPVQGLGVVGGFKLQIEDRAGRGYEQLAEVTNAFMAKAMQAPELVGQFTTFQINVPQLFANVDRTKARQLGVPIQSVFETLQVYLGSLYVNDFNKFGRTYSVRAQADAAYRAKPEDIGKLKVRSLTGEMIPLAALLNVEATAGPERAMRYNGFLTADVNASPAPGYSSGQAQAAAQRIAAEVLPPGFEYEWTDLTYQEILAGNSAVLVFPLAILLVFLVLAAQYESLTLPIAIIMIVPTGILAALFGVWLGGGDNNIFTQIGLVVLVGLSAKNAILIVEFARELEFAGRKPVEAAIEASRLRLRPILMTSFAFIMGVLPLVLSTGAGAEMRHAMGVAVFAGMIGVTFFGLFLTPVFYVLLRRLAGNRPLRQHGEAHPAPLPAE, encoded by the coding sequence ATGAATTTTTCGCGATTCTTCATCGACCGACCGATCTTTGCGGGCGTGCTGTCGGTGCTCATCTTCGTCGCCGGCCTGCTGGCGCTGCGCGTCATGCCGATTTCCGAATACCCGGAGGTCGTGCCGCCGCAGGTCATCGTGCGCGCGCAATATCCCGGCGCCAGCCCCAAGGTCATCGCCGCCACCGTGGCGACGCCGATCGAGGAGCAGATCAACGGCGTCGAGGACATGCTCTACATGTCCTCGCAGGCGACGACGGATGGCGTGATGACGCTAACCGTCACCTTCAAGCTCGGCACCGATCCCGACAAGGCGACGCAGCTCGTGCAGAACCGCGTCGCGCAGGCCGAGCCGCGCCTGCCGGAAGAAGTGCGCAGCCTCGGCATCACCACGGCGAAGAGCTCGCCGAACTTCATCATGGTGGTGCATCTGGTCTCGCCGAATGACCGGTACGATATCACCTATCTGCGCAACTACGCCGTGCTGAACGTGAAGGACCGGCTCGCCCGCATCTCCGGCGTGGGACAAATCGAGATCTTCGGCGCCGGCGACTACTCCATGCGCGTCTGGCTCGACCCGCAGAAGATCGCCGAGCACGGCCTCTCCGCCGGCGATGTGGTGAGCGAGATCCGCGCCCAGAACGTGCAGGCCGCCGCCGGCATTGTCGGCGCCTCGCCCTCCATGCCGGGCGTCGATCTCCAGCTCTCGGTCAATGCTCAGGGCCGTCTGGAGACCGAGGAGGAATTCGGCGACATCGTCGTGAAGACCGGTGCCAATGGCCAGGTGGTGCGGCTGCGCGATGTCGCCCGCATCGAGCTCGGTGCCGCCGACTACGCGCTGCGCTCGCTGCTCGACAACAAGGCGGCGGTCGGTATCGGCGTGTTCCAGGCGCCCGGCTCCAATGCGCTGGAAATCGCCGACAATGTCCGCGCGACCATGGAAGAAGTGAAGAAGACCATGCCGGAAGGCGTGGACTACGCCATCGTCTATGACACCACACGCTTCGTCGACGCCTCCATTGAGGCGGTGATCCACACGCTGTTCGAGGCGGTGCTGCTGGTCGTCATCGTCGTGGTGGTGTTCCTCCAGACCTGGCGCGCCTCGATCATCCCGCTGCTGGCCGTGCCGGTCTCCATCGTCGGCACCTTCGCGGTGATGTATGTCTTCGGCTTCTCGATCAACGCGCTGAGCCTGTTCGGCCTCGTGCTCGCCATCGGCATCGTCGTCGACGATGCGATCGTCGTGGTGGAGAATGTGGAGCGCAACATCGAGAACGGCCTGTCGCCCCGCGCCGCCGCCTATCAGGCGATGAGCGAGGTGTCCGGCCCGATCATCGCCATCGCCCTGGTGCTGGTCGCGGTGTTCGTGCCGCTCGCCTTCATCTCCGGCCTCTCCGGCCAGTTCTACCGGCAGTTCGCGCTGACGGTCGCCATCTCGACGGTCATCTCGGCGATCAACTCGCTCACCCTCTCTCCGGCGCTCGCCGCGCTGCTGCTGAAGGGCCACCATGCCGAGCCCGACGCGCTGCAAAGGGTGATCAACGCGCTGTTCGGCTGGTTCTTCCGGGGCTTCAACTGGGCCTTCTCGCGCGGCTCGCACGGCTATGGCCGGGGCGTCGGCGGCGTGCTGAAGGGCAAGAGCCTGGTGATGATCGTCTATGCGCTCATGCTGGGGGCGACCTGGTGGCTGTTCCAGGCGGTGCCGGGCGGCTTCGTGCCGATGCAGGACAAGCAGTATCTCGTCGGCTTCGCGCAGCTCCCCGACGGCGCGACGCTCGACCGGACGGAGGACGTGATCCGCCGCATGACCGAAATCACGCTGGCCGAACCCGGCGTGGAAAGTGCGGTCGCCTTCCCGGGCCTGTCCATCGCCGGCTTCTCCAACTCGTCCAATGCCGGCATTGTCTTCTCGGTGCTGAAGCCCTTCGAGGAACGCACCACGCCGGAGCTTTCGGCCGGCGCCATCGCCATGTCGCTGAACCAGAAGTATGGCGCCATCCAGGATGCGTTCATCGCCATGTTCCCGCCCCCGCCGGTGCAGGGGCTGGGCGTGGTCGGCGGCTTCAAGCTGCAGATCGAAGACCGGGCCGGACGCGGTTATGAGCAACTGGCGGAAGTGACCAACGCCTTCATGGCCAAGGCCATGCAGGCGCCGGAACTGGTCGGCCAGTTCACCACCTTCCAGATCAACGTGCCGCAGCTTTTCGCCAATGTGGACCGGACCAAGGCCCGCCAGCTCGGCGTGCCGATCCAGTCGGTGTTCGAGACGCTGCAGGTCTATCTCGGCTCGCTCTATGTGAACGACTTCAACAAGTTCGGCCGCACCTACTCGGTCCGCGCGCAGGCGGATGCCGCCTATCGCGCCAAGCCCGAGGATATCGGCAAGCTCAAGGTCCGCTCGCTCACCGGCGAGATGATCCCGCTCGCCGCGCTGCTGAATGTCGAGGCCACCGCCGGGCCGGAGCGCGCCATGCGCTATAACGGCTTCCTCACGGCGGATGTGAACGCCTCGCCCGCGCCGGGCTATTCCTCCGGCCAGGCGCAGGCCGCCGCGCAGCGCATCGCCGCAGAGGTGCTGCCGCCGGGCTTCGAATATGAATGGACCGACCTCACCTATCAGGAGATCCTCGCCGGCAACTCCGCCGTGCTGGTGTTCCCGCTCGCCATCCTGCTCGTCTTCCTGGTGCTGGCCGCGCAATATGAAAGCCTGACGCTGCCCATCGCGATCATCATGATCGTGCCGACCGGCATCCTCGCGGCGCTGTTCGGCGTGTGGCTCGGGGGTGGGGACAACAACATCTTCACCCAGATCGGCCTCGTCGTCCTCGTCGGCCTCTCCGCCAAGAACGCCATCCTGATCGTGGAATTCGCCCGCGAGCTGGAATTCGCCGGGCGCAAGCCGGTCGAGGCGGCGATCGAGGCGAGCCGGTTGCGCCTGCGGCCGATCCTGATGACCTCCTTCGCCTTCATCATGGGTGTGCTGCCGCTGGTGCTCTCCACCGGCGCGGGCGCCGAGATGCGGCACGCGATGGGCGTCGCGGTGTTCGCCGGCATGATCGGCGTGACCTTCTTCGGCCTGTTCCTCACGCCGGTCTTCTACGTCCTGCTTCGCAGGTTGGCGGGCAACCGCCCCCTGCGCCAGCATGGCGAGGCCCATCCCGCACCTCTCCCCGCGGAGTAA
- a CDS encoding FUSC family protein, with amino-acid sequence MDKGVDDVTRQAFATASGVLAAVYIALHMGLDEPYWAALSVMIIANVDRDALFTKGVLRIAGTFIGVSSGYAIGQFMEGLPFQQAALVMIAAGIGTYGRQRSAYGYAWFYGALTFALVMLYTMVQPQDLYSFAHYRCYEIVIGVTCGTLANWALGPRAGELPAHLLAQPAATTAANALWQAIVAAVGALTIVLTWSQFDLPQLPQVLISSLIVVDSDPVATRHRGAQRIFGCIIGGTAALLVIAVDAALQWWWTAMLFLGVFSFARIHLTKSAQAYIGTQSAIAYLVTMVGAGPPTSMAPPVERLVGIIIGVSIMTVLVWAFNPKAVAPKTA; translated from the coding sequence ATGGACAAGGGGGTCGATGACGTCACCCGACAGGCTTTCGCAACCGCCTCGGGTGTCCTCGCCGCCGTCTACATCGCGCTGCATATGGGGCTGGACGAGCCCTATTGGGCGGCGCTGAGCGTGATGATCATCGCCAATGTCGACCGCGACGCGCTGTTCACCAAGGGCGTGCTGCGCATTGCCGGGACCTTCATCGGGGTATCGTCCGGCTATGCCATCGGCCAGTTCATGGAGGGTTTGCCGTTTCAGCAGGCTGCGCTGGTAATGATCGCCGCGGGCATCGGCACCTATGGCCGCCAGCGCAGCGCCTATGGCTATGCCTGGTTCTATGGTGCGCTCACCTTCGCGCTGGTGATGCTCTACACCATGGTCCAGCCGCAGGATCTCTACAGCTTCGCGCATTACCGCTGCTACGAGATCGTCATCGGGGTGACCTGCGGCACGCTGGCAAACTGGGCGCTGGGGCCGCGCGCGGGCGAGCTTCCCGCCCATCTCCTGGCCCAACCGGCGGCGACGACGGCGGCGAATGCGCTGTGGCAGGCCATCGTCGCGGCAGTGGGTGCGCTGACCATCGTCCTCACCTGGTCGCAGTTCGACCTGCCGCAACTGCCACAGGTTCTGATTTCCAGTCTCATCGTGGTGGACAGCGACCCCGTGGCGACCCGCCATCGCGGCGCGCAGCGCATCTTCGGCTGCATCATTGGTGGCACGGCGGCGCTGCTGGTGATCGCGGTGGACGCGGCGCTGCAATGGTGGTGGACGGCGATGCTGTTCCTCGGCGTGTTCAGCTTCGCCCGCATCCACCTCACCAAATCGGCGCAGGCCTATATCGGCACGCAGTCGGCCATCGCCTATCTGGTGACGATGGTCGGCGCAGGCCCGCCGACCTCGATGGCGCCGCCGGTGGAGCGGCTGGTCGGCATCATCATCGGGGTGAGCATCATGACGGTGCTGGTCTGGGCGTTCAACCCGAAGGCGGTCGCGCCCAAGACGGCGTGA
- a CDS encoding HlyD family secretion protein, translating to MLNGLLRHPVTLIVGVVLALFALYEISVRYFAYTADAYVMSDIIVISSEIEGPVSRLAVQNNDSVTAGQLLFEIEKTPYQLKVQETQAALQQAQADLDLNRDEVKSAQAGIVSAQAVLTNAQAQLARVKSLSTDGFSTEASLDVATRDVATATANVQTAQAALAVSSRRVAVASATIAATQAALAKAQYDLSKTTVSAPEPGRVAPFTTRVGDYLQPGTEVLAVVTGHRRRVVANMTERHLARILPGQRVWLTLGSDPWVIHHGRVSGIAAGVARSQDNPQVLPYVDPTTDWVRLPRRFPIEITVDDWPATLGLFNGADARVLIWF from the coding sequence ATGCTCAATGGCCTGCTGCGCCATCCGGTCACCTTGATCGTGGGTGTCGTGCTGGCGCTGTTCGCGCTGTACGAGATCAGCGTGCGCTATTTCGCCTATACGGCCGATGCCTATGTGATGAGCGACATCATCGTCATCTCCTCGGAGATCGAGGGGCCGGTCTCGCGCCTCGCCGTGCAGAACAATGACAGCGTGACCGCCGGGCAGTTGCTCTTCGAGATCGAGAAGACGCCCTATCAGCTCAAGGTGCAGGAGACGCAGGCCGCGCTCCAGCAGGCGCAGGCCGATCTCGACCTCAACCGCGACGAGGTGAAATCGGCGCAGGCCGGCATCGTCTCCGCGCAGGCCGTGCTCACCAATGCGCAGGCGCAGCTCGCGCGGGTGAAGTCGCTCTCTACCGACGGCTTCTCCACCGAGGCGAGTCTTGATGTCGCCACCCGCGACGTCGCCACCGCCACCGCCAATGTGCAGACGGCGCAGGCGGCGCTCGCCGTGTCGAGCCGCCGCGTCGCGGTCGCCAGCGCCACCATCGCGGCGACGCAAGCGGCGCTCGCCAAGGCGCAGTATGATCTGTCGAAGACCACGGTCTCGGCCCCGGAGCCGGGCCGCGTGGCGCCGTTCACCACGCGCGTGGGCGATTATCTCCAGCCCGGCACCGAGGTGCTGGCGGTTGTCACCGGTCATCGCCGCCGCGTGGTGGCCAACATGACCGAGCGCCATCTCGCGCGCATCCTCCCCGGCCAGCGCGTCTGGCTCACGCTCGGCTCGGATCCCTGGGTGATCCATCATGGCCGGGTCAGCGGCATCGCCGCCGGCGTGGCCCGCTCACAGGACAACCCTCAGGTTCTGCCCTATGTCGATCCGACCACCGACTGGGTGCGCCTGCCGCGGCGCTTCCCCATCGAAATCACGGTTGACGACTGGCCGGCGACGCTCGGCCTGTTCAATGGCGCGGATGCGCGCGTCCTGATCTGGTTCTGA
- a CDS encoding mechanosensitive ion channel domain-containing protein, whose protein sequence is MPPRALFSILLLILCFAGSSPLAAQTPPLSPSASSITPAPDTRDDVRALLETLEDATARDAFISRLRALVGTTEEAPAREDWLAGATETLGAFSGTVLGLVGEWERLPTYASEVWQELSDPFVLERVGWAVTTVIAVLAAALLSEYLVKRLLAHLRHAVNARPARSWAVRALLLAVRTVLDILPIAAFAAAAYGVLALVDLAFIVRLAVVTVINANVLARLILAGARAVFSPDAPQMRLVPMGHENAAYGYLWARRFTHTIVYGYFLLRAAWLLGLSLAAYQALGNLLGLFVAGMCVVFTLQVRQGVAVRLRRIGARHGRAARLRDGLADFWHVLVIGYVVAAYLVWVMDVAGGFAFLARVTLLSILTILLATVALGIAMRGFDRVFALNRDLHARYPLLERRANRYLPALRSTVKAVVTVVTLLVLLEIWGARPFEWLASERGQGMVGRFISIGVVLLVGLVAWELANAFAERMRAGNPASTRLKTLLPFLLNAFRVVLLTLGGLILLSELGVNIAPLLAGAGVLGLAIGFGAQTLVKDVITGIFILMEDTISVGDVVEVGAHAGLVEKISIRTVHMRDFDGNVHSIPFGEVQTIKNMSKDFAYAVVDVRIAYRESIDDALALMAEVAADMAARGPLAETIVEPFEVVGVEGLEQSHVWLRGRFKTRPLGQWNVKREFYRRIKAAFEARGIEIPYPHHTVYFGTDRKGMAPPLRVLNQRTEEVARPQTRRAEAARAARTPGPLIEEHPGARERSDEEGEGSLLPSLEEPRQ, encoded by the coding sequence ATGCCGCCGCGCGCGTTGTTCAGCATCCTGCTGCTCATCCTCTGCTTTGCCGGTTCCAGCCCGCTCGCGGCCCAGACCCCACCGCTCTCCCCCTCCGCTTCATCCATCACACCCGCACCAGATACGCGCGACGATGTGCGTGCGCTGCTGGAAACGCTGGAGGACGCGACGGCACGCGATGCCTTCATCAGCCGTTTGCGTGCCCTTGTCGGCACCACTGAGGAGGCGCCTGCGCGCGAAGATTGGTTGGCGGGTGCGACGGAGACGCTCGGCGCCTTCTCGGGCACCGTGCTTGGCCTCGTCGGCGAGTGGGAGCGCCTGCCGACTTATGCGAGCGAGGTGTGGCAAGAACTGTCCGATCCCTTTGTGCTGGAGCGGGTCGGATGGGCGGTGACGACAGTGATCGCCGTCCTCGCCGCGGCCTTGCTGTCCGAATATCTGGTCAAGCGTCTCCTCGCGCATCTGCGCCACGCGGTGAATGCCCGTCCCGCCCGCTCGTGGGCGGTGCGCGCATTGCTTCTCGCCGTGCGCACGGTGCTGGATATCCTGCCCATCGCCGCCTTCGCGGCAGCGGCGTATGGCGTGCTCGCACTGGTCGACCTCGCCTTCATCGTCCGTCTGGCCGTCGTCACCGTCATCAACGCCAATGTGCTGGCGCGCCTCATATTGGCGGGTGCTCGCGCCGTCTTCTCGCCGGACGCGCCGCAGATGCGCCTCGTCCCGATGGGGCACGAGAACGCCGCCTATGGCTATCTCTGGGCTCGGCGCTTCACCCACACCATCGTCTATGGCTATTTCCTGCTGCGAGCGGCCTGGCTTCTCGGCCTGTCGCTGGCGGCCTATCAGGCGCTCGGCAATCTGCTCGGCCTGTTCGTGGCCGGCATGTGCGTGGTCTTTACCCTGCAGGTCCGCCAGGGCGTCGCGGTCCGGCTGCGCCGCATTGGGGCGCGGCACGGACGGGCGGCGCGGCTGCGCGATGGGTTGGCTGATTTCTGGCATGTGCTGGTCATCGGCTATGTCGTCGCCGCCTATCTGGTCTGGGTGATGGATGTGGCCGGCGGCTTTGCCTTCCTTGCCCGCGTGACGCTGCTGTCGATCCTCACCATTCTGCTCGCCACTGTGGCGCTGGGCATCGCGATGCGTGGCTTCGACCGGGTGTTCGCGCTCAACCGCGATCTGCATGCTCGCTACCCGCTGCTGGAGAGGCGCGCCAACCGCTATTTGCCGGCCCTTCGCAGCACGGTGAAGGCGGTGGTGACCGTCGTCACACTTCTCGTGCTGCTGGAGATCTGGGGCGCGCGGCCTTTCGAATGGCTCGCCTCCGAACGTGGGCAGGGCATGGTCGGCCGGTTCATTTCGATCGGCGTCGTGCTGCTCGTCGGCCTCGTTGCCTGGGAACTGGCCAATGCCTTCGCCGAGCGCATGCGGGCGGGAAATCCCGCCTCGACCCGGCTGAAGACGCTGCTGCCCTTCCTGCTGAATGCCTTCCGTGTCGTACTGCTGACGCTGGGCGGGCTGATCCTGCTCTCCGAGCTCGGCGTCAACATCGCCCCGCTCCTGGCCGGTGCCGGCGTGCTCGGCCTTGCCATCGGCTTCGGTGCGCAGACGCTGGTGAAGGATGTCATCACCGGCATCTTCATTCTCATGGAGGACACGATCTCCGTCGGCGATGTGGTGGAGGTCGGCGCCCATGCCGGGCTGGTGGAGAAGATCTCGATCCGCACCGTCCACATGCGGGACTTCGACGGCAATGTGCATTCGATTCCGTTCGGCGAGGTGCAGACCATCAAGAATATGTCGAAGGACTTCGCCTATGCGGTGGTGGATGTGCGCATCGCCTATCGCGAGAGCATCGACGATGCGCTGGCGCTGATGGCCGAGGTGGCCGCTGACATGGCGGCACGCGGCCCGCTCGCCGAGACCATCGTCGAGCCGTTTGAGGTCGTGGGCGTCGAGGGGCTGGAGCAGTCCCATGTCTGGCTGCGCGGCCGCTTCAAGACGCGCCCGCTCGGCCAGTGGAACGTCAAACGCGAGTTTTACCGCCGCATCAAGGCCGCCTTCGAGGCGCGCGGCATCGAGATTCCGTACCCGCACCACACCGTCTATTTCGGGACGGACCGGAAGGGCATGGCCCCCCCGCTGCGCGTGCTCAACCAGCGCACGGAGGAGGTAGCCCGGCCGCAGACCCGCCGTGCCGAGGCGGCGCGTGCCGCCCGCACGCCGGGGCCGCTCATCGAGGAGCATCCCGGCGCTCGCGAGCGCAGCGACGAGGAGGGCGAGGGTAGCCTGCTGCCAAGCCTGGAAGAGCCGCGCCAATGA